The Desulfovibrio sp. JC022 genome window below encodes:
- a CDS encoding (Fe-S)-binding protein, with protein sequence MTPKIYFNPGCALSIYKPEMEVAILDFLNRNYKQTLLHKICCRHEPQLDGGSVIINVCAGCDKRFSSLYEGISTISLWEVLDSLDSFDFPDYQGLKMSVHDACPVRGNAGVHQAVRNLLGKMNIEIVETKFHGSKSVCCGDDFYPKLPVEKVHTLMKKRADSMPCDDVCVYCVSCIKSLYIGGKTPRHLVDLLMNELTDPQEYDLVKWHEQLQDYIDRH encoded by the coding sequence ATGACCCCAAAAATATATTTCAATCCCGGATGCGCACTGAGTATTTATAAGCCTGAAATGGAAGTAGCTATTTTAGACTTCCTGAACCGTAATTATAAGCAAACTTTGTTACATAAAATATGTTGCCGCCATGAGCCGCAGCTTGATGGCGGCTCTGTCATAATCAATGTTTGCGCCGGATGCGATAAACGTTTCAGCAGCCTGTACGAGGGCATCTCGACAATCTCGTTATGGGAAGTGCTTGATAGTCTGGATTCATTTGACTTTCCGGATTACCAAGGGCTTAAAATGTCCGTCCACGATGCCTGCCCTGTTCGTGGTAATGCTGGTGTCCATCAGGCTGTCCGTAACCTGCTCGGAAAAATGAATATTGAAATTGTTGAAACAAAATTTCACGGTTCAAAATCGGTATGCTGCGGTGATGATTTCTATCCGAAACTTCCGGTTGAAAAAGTTCATACACTCATGAAGAAAAGGGCAGATTCCATGCCCTGCGATGATGTCTGTGTTTACTGCGTATCATGTATCAAATCATTGTACATTGGCGGAAAAACACCCCGGCATTTAGTTGATCTTTTGATGAATGAACTTACTGATCCGCAAGAATATGACCTTGTAAAATGGCATGAACAATTACAGGACTATATTGATCGGCATTAA